Sequence from the Panicum virgatum strain AP13 chromosome 5N, P.virgatum_v5, whole genome shotgun sequence genome:
ctccccagaagacagccggcatccccctctgcttgaggagggcccgggccatccccacaaccatctggttgcgccgctcgacgacgtCGTTCTACTGCGGGCTATACGGCgcggagtagtggcgctggatgccctcatccgtgcagtacgccgcgaactcggccaccgtgaactcgccgccgttgtcggtgcgcagcacgcacaacttgcggccgctctccgcctccgcagcaaCATGAGCGTGCCTGATAGCGTCCGCAacctctcccttgctgccgaggatcatcacccacataTAGCGGGAGAGatcgtcgacgagcagcaggaagtagcgccgtcctcctggtgtgaccggtgtcaccgggccacacaagtccccgtgtacgagctcgaACCGCTCCCTGACTCGGAAGCTCGCCTTCTGGGGAAAGGAGAGCCACCTCTGCTTCATCAGCATGTagacgtcgcagagctgctccacgtggtcgagtCACGGGAGGCCTTGCACACGGCACACACACGCTCCAATCATGGCACGAACTCGAGTAGCCAAGCCCCATGGGCATCGGTGGTTACATGCCATTACGCCAAAAGGATCGGCCGGCATGTGGCTGGCAACACGTCACATGGGATGTGCAGTGGAGTTTACTGGACCGGACCATCCTTTCGAGGATGAACACTGCTCTGTTCCTAGACTGTTGCGATCGAACCGCTGCACATTCGCGGCCCTGATTGCCAGGTAAACCCTGGACGGTTGCGCCTGAACTATTGGCGATTTCGGCATCTGAAAAGGACGGTGCGTGCGGACAAGAACAACACAGGCCGGCCAGGACAGATCGAGCACGGCCGTTTTAGATTCGCCATCACCTGCATTTCATTTACAACCCCCCCTCTCCGCTATACAGGCGCGATGAATGTTGAATGAGCAATGCGTACGGTGCGGTGAACACGGCATGCTGCCGGCGTGGTCGTGTTTGCCGGACACGGCTCCGAATCAGGGCGGCATGTACGAAGCATGGTGGTCGTGCGGCGGCCAATGCACCCCTTCCCGCGGGcacgacggcggcagcggcgccggctgcgccAGGTACGTCGGGTACCGATGCCCCGGCATCAGCACCGACAGGTCCGCCGCCTGCAGCACCGCCTCCACCTGAGAAACACGCCAAagatttgttttatttttttaacgtCAGAAGCAGTATCGCAGAACATGGCGAGATTGACTGACCAGTATGGCAGCCTGGCCAGCAAGGTAACTGCTGCATGGGGGCGATCTTACCATGGGCGGGCTGCGGAGCTTGCCGGACGAGCGGCCGtgccggtggcgcgcggcgcggggcgtgGCGTCGGGGGAGTCCGGCGGGAAGGCCCGGGGCTTGATGAGGTGCTCGAAGATGGCCATGAGGAGGAAGAGCGATATGAGGATGGCCGTGGCCGCGAACCCGAAGGAGATGGCGTCCATGGACGTGCCGAAGTCCTTGAGCGCCGACGCCTCGCCCCTcccgtccccggccgccgccaccgctgcggcTGGCTCTGACGGCGTGGACGCGGGGTCCCCTGGCCACGGCCGCGACCTCTGCCCGAACCCGCTCATGGCTGCTCGACCGGCGCTCGCGTCTTCGTCTGCGATCAGGCGTCGATCTACCCTGCAATTTTCACTCTGTTAAGCAACGAACCTTGTTGAAGACATACTTTCAGCTGCATGACATGGTGATTGCTCCAGGGAATGCTGACCTTTTGAGCTGTGACTGGCTACTCTATGACTAATGATGAAATCTCAAAAGAATAAAGGATCGCACGTTCGAAGTTGGAACTTATCTCAACAATTTCCTCAAACTAGAAAGCCGAAAAGAAACGAAAACGAAGAGGAGAGGAACAAGAACATGAACAACAGAAGAGGAGGTATGGAAGTTGAAACTGCACATTTCGGACTAGAATTCAGGACTGCGTTCGCTGCAGGCGAAAGAGGGCGTACCTTCAAGGTTCAGGCAGCGAGGCTTCAGCAGTTGCACCCTGCGCTCGTCTCTGAACTGACCAAGGCTAGCGACTGCCTATAGCCCTACAGTTCGCCTGTGCTCATGAGCTGGGATCACTAGATCGAGCCCGGCGGCGATCACCACACCAGTTGCCAAGAAGAGCCTACAAAGAAGAGAGGTTCAGCTCGGCTGCCTCTCTACTTAAAGCCAGGCACTGAATCGAAAGTGAGATCTCAGCTgatctggtggtggtggcaatGTGGAGGGAACGATGGAAAAAACTAGAGAGGGGGGAAAAAGTGCAAAGAAGTCTGGGAGGAACAAAAAGAGTGCCGCGAGAAAGGCTGCCACACTCGCCTCCTACAGTTGATGCGATGGCCAAGGCTGCGAGGCCGGTACAAAA
This genomic interval carries:
- the LOC120676915 gene encoding uncharacterized protein LOC120676915 isoform X2, giving the protein MSGFGQRSRPWPGDPASTPSEPAAAVAAAGDGRGEASALKDFGTSMDAISFGFAATAILISLFLLMAIFEHLIKPRAFPPDSPDATPRAARHRHGRSSGKLRSPPMVEAVLQAADLSVLMPGHRYPTYLAQPAPLPPSCPREGVHWPPHDHHASYMPP
- the LOC120676915 gene encoding uncharacterized protein LOC120676915 isoform X1; translated protein: MSGFGQRSRPWPGDPASTPSEPAAAVAAAGDGRGEASALKDFGTSMDAISFGFAATAILISLFLLMAIFEHLIKPRAFPPDSPDATPRAARHRHGRSSGKLRSPPMVRSPPCSSYLAGQAAILVEAVLQAADLSVLMPGHRYPTYLAQPAPLPPSCPREGVHWPPHDHHASYMPP